A genomic stretch from Pontivivens ytuae includes:
- a CDS encoding FAD-dependent oxidoreductase — MSLSPITRNAEIKDELSALVREDAFRSLTPDQIEYFKGVGTVEKVPAGTMLYTAGGDEYDFFVILSGLVHFIDPTEDGDGLIGKADENAFIGELGLLSGQKPFITCKVMEDAEVVRVTCPQLRETIDQNPEIADVVVSAFSARREVLMKTATANLTILGPETDPGVMRALEFVGRNRIPHRWLDPESESGKRMVKRLELDPNTVNVVLRGDHVVQTPDNPGIAWAIGMNLEVDDGTNADLAVIGAGPGGLAAAVYGASEGLSTITIENTAIGGQAGTSSRIENYMGFPTGISGSDLAYRGQIQSIKFGALFAAPRTARALEPTEKGWRIKLCNGADICAKSVVVATGVQYRRLPLTRLEEFEGAGVYYAATDLEARFCKNTEAIIVGGGNSAGQAAMFMSRHAKHVHVLIRGAGLKSTMSSYLVQRLENHPRITIRPHTEICQLHGERSLEQVTIKNNQSGETQDISTRALFIMIGAAPHTNWLDGRCMLDEKGFIVTGEKAGGRSQFETSCPGIFAVGDVRSGSVKRVASAVGEGSVVVSAVHQYIDELNARG; from the coding sequence ATGAGCCTCAGCCCCATCACCCGAAATGCCGAGATCAAGGACGAACTCAGCGCGCTCGTGCGCGAGGATGCCTTCCGGTCCCTCACCCCCGACCAGATCGAGTACTTCAAGGGCGTCGGCACGGTCGAGAAGGTGCCCGCGGGCACCATGCTCTACACCGCCGGTGGGGACGAATACGACTTCTTCGTTATCCTGTCGGGCCTCGTCCACTTCATCGACCCGACCGAGGACGGCGACGGGCTGATCGGGAAGGCGGACGAGAATGCTTTCATCGGGGAGCTGGGGCTCCTGAGCGGGCAGAAGCCCTTCATCACCTGCAAGGTCATGGAGGATGCGGAGGTGGTTCGCGTCACCTGTCCCCAGCTGCGCGAGACCATCGACCAGAACCCCGAGATCGCCGATGTCGTCGTCTCCGCCTTCTCCGCCCGGCGCGAGGTGCTGATGAAGACGGCGACGGCGAACCTCACCATCCTGGGGCCGGAGACCGATCCCGGCGTGATGCGCGCCCTCGAATTCGTGGGCCGAAACCGGATCCCGCACCGCTGGCTCGACCCCGAGAGCGAGAGCGGCAAGCGCATGGTGAAGCGGCTGGAGCTCGACCCGAACACGGTGAACGTGGTGCTGCGCGGCGATCACGTGGTGCAGACGCCGGACAATCCCGGCATCGCCTGGGCGATCGGCATGAATCTGGAGGTCGATGACGGCACCAATGCCGACCTCGCAGTGATCGGCGCGGGACCTGGGGGCCTTGCCGCGGCGGTCTACGGCGCTTCCGAAGGGCTGTCGACGATCACGATCGAGAACACGGCGATCGGCGGGCAGGCCGGCACGTCGAGCCGGATCGAGAACTACATGGGCTTTCCCACCGGCATCTCCGGCTCCGACCTCGCCTATCGCGGCCAGATCCAGTCGATCAAGTTCGGTGCGCTCTTCGCCGCGCCCCGCACGGCCCGAGCACTGGAGCCGACGGAAAAGGGCTGGCGCATCAAGCTCTGCAACGGCGCCGACATCTGCGCGAAGTCGGTGGTGGTGGCGACGGGCGTGCAGTACCGCCGCCTGCCGCTGACCCGTCTGGAGGAGTTCGAGGGGGCGGGCGTCTACTACGCCGCCACCGACCTCGAAGCGCGGTTCTGCAAGAACACCGAGGCGATCATCGTGGGCGGCGGCAACTCCGCCGGGCAGGCTGCAATGTTCATGTCGCGGCATGCGAAGCACGTGCACGTCCTGATCCGCGGCGCGGGGCTCAAATCGACCATGTCGAGCTACCTCGTGCAGCGGCTGGAGAACCATCCGCGCATCACCATCCGCCCGCATACCGAGATCTGCCAGCTCCACGGTGAGCGCAGCCTCGAGCAGGTGACGATCAAGAACAACCAGAGCGGCGAGACGCAGGACATTTCGACGCGCGCCCTCTTCATCATGATCGGGGCCGCGCCGCACACCAACTGGCTCGACGGGCGCTGCATGCTGGACGAGAAGGGCTTCATCGTGACCGGAGAAAAGGCCGGCGGACGCTCGCAGTTCGAAACCTCCTGCCCAGGTATCTTCGCGGTGGGCGACGTGCGCTCCGGCTCCGTCAAGCGGGTGGCAAGTGCTGTGGGCGAGGGCTCCGTCGTCGTCTCCGCCGTGCACCAGTACATCGACGAGCTGAACGCGAGGGGCTGA
- a CDS encoding alpha-ketoglutarate-dependent dioxygenase AlkB family protein, translating into MTDRLPPLNIAGFEIHKGFLDRAAQAALVEAIRGVARAAPFFAPVTPWGKPMRVRMTSAGRVGWITDRRGYRYEPTHPSGTPWPPIPQEVLAIWDAVAEDARQPDCCLVNFYGEGAKMGLHQDKDEGDFSYPVVSISLGDSATFRIGGTERADPTQSLLLESGDVVVMGGPARLAYHGIDRIRFGSSTLLPDGGRINLTLRVVA; encoded by the coding sequence ATGACAGATCGCCTCCCCCCACTGAACATCGCCGGGTTCGAGATCCACAAGGGCTTCCTCGACCGAGCCGCGCAGGCTGCGCTCGTGGAGGCGATCCGCGGGGTGGCGCGGGCCGCTCCCTTCTTTGCGCCCGTCACGCCGTGGGGCAAGCCGATGCGGGTGCGCATGACCTCCGCCGGGCGTGTCGGCTGGATCACCGACCGGCGCGGCTACCGCTACGAGCCGACCCATCCGAGCGGCACGCCCTGGCCGCCGATCCCGCAGGAGGTGCTCGCGATCTGGGACGCGGTGGCCGAGGACGCGCGGCAACCGGACTGCTGTCTCGTCAACTTCTACGGCGAGGGCGCGAAGATGGGGCTGCACCAGGACAAGGACGAGGGGGATTTCTCCTACCCCGTCGTGTCGATCTCACTCGGGGACAGCGCCACGTTCCGCATCGGCGGGACCGAGCGGGCCGACCCGACGCAGAGCTTGCTGCTCGAAAGCGGCGACGTGGTGGTGATGGGTGGGCCCGCGCGCCTTGCCTATCACGGGATCGACCGCATCCGCTTCGGCAGCTCGACGCTGCTGCCCGATGGCGGGCGGATCAACCTGACACTGCGGGTGGTGGCCTAG
- a CDS encoding SH3 domain-containing protein: protein MKLLLTVLILLLPTAVTAQDTLPALFRVVDVEPDDVLNIRAEPTIEADIIGRLAHDAVAIEVTVEDAEGWGRINHRDGIGWVSLRFMERQPAPANGPRCFGVEPFWELSHDDEQAVWKTPEERRRSGLMTVLPDPLPDALGETVIVELSDRRMTLMSTAMECSDGASDRLYGLTSRLLIEKDGTPPQLLAGCCTMAP, encoded by the coding sequence ATGAAACTGCTTCTGACCGTTCTGATCCTGCTTCTGCCGACCGCCGTCACGGCGCAGGACACGCTGCCCGCATTGTTCCGGGTCGTGGATGTGGAGCCGGACGACGTGCTCAACATCCGGGCCGAGCCGACGATCGAGGCGGACATCATCGGGCGCCTCGCCCATGACGCGGTCGCGATCGAGGTGACGGTGGAGGATGCGGAAGGTTGGGGCCGCATCAACCATCGCGACGGGATCGGCTGGGTAAGCCTGCGCTTCATGGAGCGGCAACCCGCCCCGGCGAACGGCCCCCGCTGCTTCGGGGTGGAGCCGTTCTGGGAGCTGAGCCACGACGACGAACAGGCCGTGTGGAAGACGCCCGAGGAGCGGCGGCGCAGCGGCCTGATGACGGTGCTGCCCGATCCGCTTCCCGACGCGCTGGGCGAGACGGTGATCGTCGAGCTCTCAGACCGCCGCATGACGCTGATGTCGACGGCGATGGAGTGCAGCGACGGCGCGTCGGACCGCCTCTACGGCCTCACGAGCCGACTTTTAATAGAGAAGGACGGCACGCCGCCGCAGCTCCTGGCCGGATGCTGCACGATGGCGCCCTAG
- a CDS encoding acyl-CoA thioesterase: MTIDSDATLTLQTIAMPADTNANGDIFGGWLMAQMDLGSSVLARTRARGRVATVAVDAMTFHKPVHVGDVVSIYASMLKEGTTSMRIGVEAWVSRQPTGEHLKVTQAVFTFVAVDEGGQKRALP; this comes from the coding sequence ATGACCATCGACTCCGACGCCACGTTAACGCTCCAGACCATCGCGATGCCGGCCGATACGAACGCCAATGGCGACATCTTCGGCGGCTGGCTGATGGCGCAGATGGACCTTGGTTCATCGGTGCTGGCCCGGACCCGGGCGCGCGGGCGTGTCGCCACGGTCGCAGTGGACGCGATGACGTTCCACAAACCTGTACATGTCGGCGACGTGGTCTCAATTTACGCCAGCATGCTGAAAGAGGGGACGACCTCCATGCGGATCGGTGTGGAGGCGTGGGTAAGCCGCCAGCCCACGGGCGAGCATCTGAAGGTGACGCAAGCCGTCTTCACCTTCGTGGCCGTGGATGAGGGCGGACAGAAAAGGGCCTTGCCATGA